In the genome of Leptospira dzoumogneensis, one region contains:
- a CDS encoding chemotaxis protein CheW, with translation MSTFEDNQYLTFKIGEETFGIGLLNVKEILEYTHVTTVPMMPSFIPGVINLRGNVVPVLDVCDKFFRKKHSPDKRTCIVIVEVPESVNGARMDIGLIVEAVYEVLSIPSSEIEPPPTFGSRIRVDFLAGMARQTSGFILLLNLLRLLTVEELTALEETKEEAANVVSAG, from the coding sequence GTGAGCACTTTCGAAGACAACCAGTATTTGACCTTTAAGATCGGAGAGGAAACTTTCGGAATTGGACTTCTGAACGTAAAAGAGATCCTAGAATACACTCATGTGACCACGGTTCCTATGATGCCCTCTTTTATTCCCGGGGTAATCAATCTAAGAGGAAATGTGGTCCCGGTTTTGGATGTATGCGATAAGTTTTTCAGAAAGAAACATTCTCCTGATAAAAGGACCTGTATCGTAATCGTAGAAGTTCCTGAATCTGTGAATGGCGCCAGGATGGATATAGGTCTCATCGTGGAAGCTGTATACGAAGTATTGAGTATACCTTCTTCTGAAATTGAACCACCTCCTACATTCGGTTCCAGGATACGTGTGGATTTTTTAGCGGGTATGGCAAGGCAAACAAGCGGATTCATTCTTTTGCTTAACCTTCTCCGCTTATTAACCGTAGAAGAATTGACCGCATTAGAGGAAACAAAAGAAGAAGCGGCTAACGTAGTCTCCGCAGGTTAA
- a CDS encoding biotin/lipoyl-containing protein codes for MIDYQNRRITFRESTSPWIHSFSLETIKCLIVCRGPVRKEAMEIFDQIGIREYGILLSEKDSVVYPMALAPELRDFRFPSNIHRVPDYMGAGAEEKAARIKQIIQIAKDNGYTHIFAGYGFMAEDSEFIEAIEESGITFMGPSSHVAHQAGSKDEAKKLARKLNVSVTPGVDTISATCLLKKAKDEKALVALAKEKGLNYTYNSSISLEENAESLLYAGYEKIVELVTIPELQAQAEIETAEIWKKYPSNRIRFKYVGGGGGKGQRVVSKPEEVKTAVQEILSESKVTAPGSNRNFLIELNIEKTRHNEIQLIGNGEWCLALGGRDCSVQMHEQKLLEISLTQELLQNEIAVLEKTSPKKAEIMKADLQVLKEMEEQSERFGQAVALNSVSTFELIVEGTNHFFMEMNTRIQVEHRVTEMVYSLKFINPENKSEFFIVDSLIEAMALLALHGKRLPKPERVVRNISGAEVRINATNKAIQPHAGGVILNWSKPLPEEIRDDQGISVRNPDTGLFVHYKVAGAYDSNIALLITYGTSREDNLRKLGNILRKTELRGQDLQTNLLVHYGLIHWILGKDPLFKPSTAFMISYLAAVGALESLGKDIDLEVAWTKVLSNAPAEGKKVLSRKLTLITRPLGELLADAHVLAGFLGYHENVSWKIEKDQVVWVRNPIHILSDLYYYLHMEGELHQSPSEQIWDHDQQVLQSALAFYKELEKLTGKKADSADWDSVFAGKAPAGVDAGVWANAISSHKGFQIGLELLKIIPNLGNKSGFYKLGVDENLEPVIPEEFKKADTRDAFIKFLAPAPKASSDEIVSPMGGMFYSKEAPDLPPMVQEGEHFKAGQPLFIVEVMKMFNKITAPFSGTIKNVVLQDSDGKIIQKGQTIFKIVPDEVVKIETPEEIQDRKNKVTFSLL; via the coding sequence ATGATCGACTACCAAAATCGGCGCATTACATTTCGCGAATCTACTTCTCCTTGGATCCATTCTTTCTCCTTAGAGACGATCAAATGTTTGATCGTTTGCCGAGGACCGGTTCGAAAAGAGGCAATGGAAATTTTCGACCAGATCGGGATCAGAGAATACGGTATCTTACTTTCAGAAAAAGATTCAGTCGTTTATCCGATGGCACTCGCTCCTGAACTTAGAGATTTTAGATTTCCTTCTAATATCCACAGAGTTCCCGATTATATGGGAGCCGGCGCAGAAGAAAAAGCAGCAAGGATCAAACAGATCATCCAAATCGCAAAAGATAACGGATATACTCATATCTTTGCCGGTTACGGATTTATGGCGGAAGATTCCGAGTTCATCGAGGCAATCGAAGAGAGCGGAATTACTTTCATGGGACCTTCTTCTCATGTGGCTCACCAAGCCGGTTCTAAAGACGAGGCAAAAAAGTTAGCACGTAAACTGAATGTTTCCGTAACTCCCGGTGTGGATACTATCTCTGCGACTTGCCTTCTCAAAAAAGCAAAAGACGAAAAAGCGTTAGTTGCTCTTGCGAAGGAAAAAGGACTGAATTATACTTATAATTCTTCCATCTCTTTGGAAGAAAATGCGGAAAGCTTATTATACGCCGGTTACGAGAAGATCGTAGAATTAGTAACTATTCCCGAATTACAGGCTCAGGCGGAAATTGAAACCGCGGAGATCTGGAAAAAATACCCAAGCAACCGTATCCGTTTCAAATACGTGGGCGGTGGCGGTGGAAAAGGCCAAAGGGTAGTTTCCAAACCGGAAGAAGTAAAAACAGCAGTACAAGAAATATTATCAGAATCTAAAGTAACCGCCCCGGGTTCCAACAGGAACTTTTTGATAGAATTGAATATCGAAAAGACCAGACACAACGAGATCCAGTTGATCGGTAACGGAGAATGGTGTTTGGCTTTAGGCGGAAGGGACTGTTCCGTGCAGATGCACGAGCAAAAACTTCTGGAGATCTCTCTCACTCAGGAACTTCTGCAAAACGAGATCGCAGTCCTTGAAAAAACATCTCCTAAAAAAGCGGAGATCATGAAGGCAGATCTTCAAGTCCTCAAAGAAATGGAAGAACAATCCGAAAGATTCGGACAAGCAGTCGCTTTAAATAGTGTTTCCACTTTCGAGTTGATTGTAGAAGGGACCAACCACTTCTTCATGGAGATGAACACCAGGATCCAGGTGGAGCATAGAGTTACGGAGATGGTATACTCTTTGAAGTTCATCAATCCTGAAAATAAATCCGAATTCTTTATCGTAGACAGCTTGATCGAGGCAATGGCGCTTCTTGCACTTCACGGAAAAAGACTGCCTAAGCCTGAACGTGTAGTCAGAAATATTTCCGGCGCAGAAGTTCGTATCAATGCTACCAATAAGGCAATCCAACCTCATGCAGGCGGGGTCATTTTAAATTGGTCCAAACCTCTACCGGAAGAGATCAGAGACGACCAAGGTATTTCCGTTAGAAATCCTGATACAGGTCTATTCGTACATTATAAAGTAGCTGGTGCTTACGATTCCAACATCGCACTTTTGATCACTTATGGAACCAGTAGAGAAGATAACCTTCGTAAACTTGGAAATATTCTCAGAAAGACCGAGCTTAGAGGCCAGGATCTACAGACGAACCTGCTTGTTCATTACGGTCTGATCCATTGGATTTTAGGAAAAGATCCTTTATTCAAACCTTCTACGGCGTTTATGATCTCTTATCTTGCAGCAGTAGGCGCTCTGGAAAGCCTAGGCAAGGATATTGATCTGGAAGTTGCTTGGACAAAAGTTCTTTCGAATGCTCCTGCAGAAGGAAAAAAGGTACTCTCCCGCAAACTAACTTTGATCACAAGACCTCTCGGTGAATTATTAGCCGATGCTCACGTTTTAGCGGGCTTCTTAGGTTATCATGAAAATGTTTCCTGGAAGATCGAAAAAGACCAGGTGGTTTGGGTCCGAAACCCGATCCATATTCTTTCCGATCTTTATTATTATCTGCATATGGAAGGAGAATTACACCAATCTCCATCCGAGCAGATTTGGGATCATGACCAACAAGTTTTACAATCTGCATTAGCATTTTATAAAGAACTGGAAAAACTTACCGGTAAAAAAGCGGATTCAGCCGATTGGGATTCCGTATTTGCAGGTAAAGCTCCTGCAGGTGTGGATGCTGGTGTTTGGGCAAATGCAATCTCTTCTCATAAAGGATTCCAAATCGGATTAGAATTGCTTAAAATCATTCCGAACCTCGGGAACAAATCCGGTTTCTATAAACTGGGAGTAGATGAGAACTTAGAACCGGTAATCCCTGAAGAATTTAAGAAGGCGGACACAAGAGACGCATTCATTAAATTTTTGGCACCGGCTCCTAAGGCGAGCTCCGACGAGATCGTTTCTCCTATGGGTGGAATGTTCTACTCTAAGGAAGCTCCAGATCTTCCTCCGATGGTGCAAGAAGGGGAGCATTTTAAAGCGGGCCAACCTTTATTCATTGTAGAAGTAATGAAGATGTTCAATAAGATCACTGCTCCATTCTCCGGAACCATTAAGAATGTGGTTCTGCAAGACAGTGATGGAAAGATCATCCAAAAAGGCCAGACAATCTTCAAGATCGTTCCGGACGAAGTAGTTAAGATCGAAACTCCGGAAGAGATCCAAGATAGAAAGAATAAGGTTACTTTTTCACTTCTATAA
- a CDS encoding chemotaxis protein CheA: MDLSEIKEAFIQESLELLSGAELYLLRMEKGEFDEEAIHSMFRSVHTVKGTAGMFGYESIEECSHELETLLDLARSGKTELDPAKIDFLLRAIDHLKRIVEDPVPGKNLNSELEAEQMKIIKEARQFTGKTSEKKEIKNPASDSSPARIEKQGTVNSDWQITFFPGENIFKDGMDPFSFLKYLRNIGEIQYLYVYKTKLPDWDHWDSENCYLGYEVQLKTSSEKKDLESVFSFVKDSSFLRVVPPNSSEEIFHTIANEVPCEKKEYFKALELQGLRFQAPISTQSTETSKEQSSSKKSEVEKSQITQIVPKLIRIDSAKVDQLVNLVGELIISEASLGRLLADKEDSDLNESAEILSRLVGEIRETAMALRMVPIGELFEKYRRTVRDISLELGKEVDFEILGGETELDRSVIEKINDPIVHILRNALDHGIEPSQERANLGKSQRGKLKIQASHSTGSISIEISDDGKGINHEKIRQKAIEKGLIDPAQVLNEQEIFNLIFQPGFSTAESVTSLSGRGVGMDVVLRNIESLRGSVNVQSEFGKGSVFSIRLPLTLAIIDGFLVRSCDSYFVVPMDWVRETMESELQLLPEEIAGSINLRGEVLPILHLGRFLGLPDPDEGRKNVLVLEHDGRNFGILVNDLLGEIQSVIKPLNEIFKGIQCISGTSVLGTGKIAFILDVPGLHSLLKIQRTNLRDRTFAR, encoded by the coding sequence ATGGATCTTTCAGAGATCAAAGAAGCATTTATACAGGAATCCCTGGAATTATTATCCGGAGCCGAGCTGTATCTTCTTCGTATGGAAAAAGGAGAATTTGACGAGGAAGCTATTCATTCCATGTTCCGTTCCGTTCATACTGTAAAGGGAACAGCAGGAATGTTCGGATACGAATCCATAGAAGAATGTTCACATGAGCTGGAAACCCTACTCGACCTTGCCAGATCGGGAAAAACGGAATTAGATCCGGCGAAAATAGACTTCTTATTAAGAGCGATAGATCATTTAAAACGAATTGTGGAAGATCCGGTTCCTGGGAAAAATTTAAACAGCGAATTAGAAGCTGAACAGATGAAGATCATAAAGGAAGCCCGGCAATTTACCGGAAAAACTTCCGAGAAAAAGGAAATTAAAAATCCTGCAAGTGATTCCTCCCCGGCTCGGATTGAAAAACAAGGAACAGTTAATTCCGACTGGCAGATCACATTCTTCCCTGGAGAAAATATATTTAAGGATGGAATGGATCCATTCTCTTTCTTAAAATATCTTAGGAATATCGGAGAGATCCAATATTTATATGTTTATAAAACAAAACTACCGGATTGGGATCATTGGGATTCTGAAAATTGTTATTTAGGATACGAGGTCCAGCTTAAAACTTCTTCGGAGAAGAAGGACCTGGAATCCGTTTTTTCTTTCGTAAAGGATTCTTCCTTTTTAAGAGTTGTTCCTCCAAATTCTTCCGAAGAAATATTTCATACGATCGCAAACGAGGTTCCCTGCGAAAAAAAAGAATATTTCAAGGCGTTAGAATTACAGGGCTTACGTTTTCAGGCGCCGATTTCTACTCAGTCTACGGAAACTTCTAAAGAACAATCATCTTCCAAAAAGTCTGAAGTTGAAAAATCACAAATCACTCAGATCGTCCCTAAACTAATACGTATAGACTCCGCAAAAGTAGATCAATTAGTGAATCTTGTCGGAGAGTTGATTATATCGGAAGCAAGCCTGGGTCGTTTACTTGCGGACAAGGAAGACTCGGACTTAAACGAGTCTGCGGAAATACTCTCCAGACTCGTAGGAGAGATACGAGAGACTGCAATGGCGCTTAGAATGGTCCCTATAGGAGAACTTTTCGAAAAATATAGAAGAACCGTAAGAGATATTTCCTTGGAACTCGGAAAGGAAGTGGACTTTGAAATTTTAGGCGGAGAAACGGAATTAGACCGCTCGGTGATCGAAAAAATAAACGATCCGATCGTTCATATATTAAGAAATGCTTTAGATCATGGAATAGAACCCAGCCAAGAAAGAGCAAATCTTGGAAAATCACAAAGAGGGAAATTGAAGATCCAGGCCTCTCATTCCACAGGAAGTATTTCGATAGAGATCTCGGACGATGGAAAAGGGATCAATCATGAAAAGATCAGGCAAAAGGCGATTGAAAAAGGACTGATAGATCCTGCCCAAGTATTAAACGAACAAGAAATTTTTAATCTTATTTTCCAGCCTGGATTTTCCACTGCGGAATCCGTTACGAGCCTTTCAGGTAGAGGTGTAGGAATGGATGTAGTACTTCGTAATATAGAATCCTTAAGAGGATCAGTGAATGTACAATCCGAATTCGGAAAAGGTTCCGTATTTTCGATTCGACTTCCTCTTACACTCGCGATCATAGATGGATTTTTAGTTAGATCTTGTGATTCTTACTTCGTTGTACCAATGGATTGGGTAAGAGAGACAATGGAATCTGAACTCCAACTTCTGCCGGAAGAAATTGCAGGCTCTATCAATTTAAGAGGAGAAGTTCTTCCTATTCTACACTTAGGAAGATTTTTAGGTCTGCCTGATCCCGACGAAGGAAGAAAGAACGTTCTTGTTTTAGAACATGACGGTAGGAATTTCGGGATCCTAGTCAACGATCTACTAGGTGAAATACAATCGGTAATCAAACCTTTGAATGAAATTTTCAAAGGGATACAATGTATCAGCGGGACCTCCGTTTTAGGCACAGGGAAGATCGCGTTCATCCTGGACGTACCTGGTCTTCATTCCCTATTAAAGATCCAAAGAACTAATTTGAGAGACAGGACATTCGCTCGTTGA
- a CDS encoding response regulator, with the protein MKKILIVDDSAVFRKILTLHLSQASFSVIEAEDGLQGLEKLKEGKVDLVVSDMNMPNMNGISFVKAIKEDSNHKFVPIIMLTTESQDELKNEGLKAGAKAWLTKPFSPEELLKTIQVLLV; encoded by the coding sequence ATGAAAAAAATCTTAATCGTGGATGATTCAGCCGTATTTAGGAAGATACTCACCCTCCATCTTTCCCAGGCGTCTTTTTCCGTAATTGAAGCGGAAGACGGACTACAAGGTTTGGAAAAGTTGAAAGAAGGCAAAGTGGATCTGGTGGTGAGCGATATGAATATGCCCAATATGAACGGCATATCTTTCGTTAAGGCTATCAAAGAAGATTCGAATCATAAATTCGTTCCTATCATTATGCTTACGACTGAATCCCAAGATGAACTCAAAAATGAAGGTTTAAAAGCAGGAGCTAAAGCTTGGCTTACTAAACCGTTTTCTCCGGAAGAACTTTTAAAAACGATCCAGGTTTTACTCGTATAA
- a CDS encoding protein-glutamate methylesterase/protein-glutamine glutaminase, with amino-acid sequence MIYVYIIDDSAVVRSVLKQVLEMNSDIKVIGSSPDPIFALEKLGKSERWPDVIVLDIEMPRMDGISFLKKIMHTHPTPVLICSSLAEESSETAWVALKEGAVGIVTKPKIGLKDFLEDSAVYLGECIRSASISKLKHQIPATSTKTNGLDFTKIATTDRIVAIGTSTGGTIALEDILTSLPANSPGIVIVQHMPEKFTEAFANRLDKICKITVREAKDGDRIQEGMALIAPGNKHMEVVGSGAQFIVRITDGPLVNRHRPSVDVLFHSVAKHVGRNAKAFLLTGMGSDGAAGLLEIRQAGGRTIAQDEASSVVFGMPKEAIERGAAEKILSLGDVPSEILAG; translated from the coding sequence ATGATATACGTATATATTATAGATGATTCCGCAGTGGTCCGATCCGTACTCAAACAAGTTTTGGAAATGAATTCGGATATAAAAGTGATCGGATCTTCTCCCGATCCTATATTTGCTCTGGAAAAATTAGGTAAGTCCGAGAGATGGCCGGATGTGATCGTTCTGGATATTGAAATGCCTAGAATGGACGGAATCAGCTTTTTAAAAAAGATCATGCACACTCACCCTACCCCTGTATTGATCTGTTCTTCTCTTGCGGAAGAATCTTCGGAAACAGCTTGGGTTGCGCTAAAAGAAGGTGCGGTAGGGATTGTAACCAAACCGAAGATCGGCTTAAAAGATTTTTTAGAAGATTCTGCGGTTTATCTGGGAGAATGTATTCGTTCCGCATCCATTTCCAAGCTCAAACATCAAATTCCGGCTACTTCTACCAAAACGAACGGACTGGATTTTACAAAAATTGCAACTACCGATAGGATCGTAGCGATTGGGACTTCTACCGGTGGAACGATCGCACTAGAGGACATTCTCACTTCTCTACCTGCAAATAGTCCCGGGATAGTCATCGTGCAACATATGCCTGAAAAATTTACGGAAGCATTTGCGAATCGTTTAGATAAGATATGTAAGATCACCGTAAGAGAAGCAAAAGACGGGGATAGGATCCAGGAAGGGATGGCGCTCATCGCCCCGGGGAATAAACATATGGAAGTGGTCGGAAGTGGTGCTCAATTTATAGTTAGGATTACTGACGGGCCACTCGTAAATCGTCATAGACCTTCCGTGGATGTATTATTTCATTCCGTAGCAAAACATGTAGGACGTAATGCGAAAGCATTTTTACTCACAGGTATGGGATCCGATGGAGCCGCAGGGCTTTTAGAGATCAGGCAAGCAGGTGGAAGAACAATCGCTCAAGACGAGGCAAGTTCCGTTGTTTTTGGTATGCCTAAAGAAGCGATAGAGAGAGGAGCTGCGGAAAAAATACTTTCCTTAGGAGATGTTCCCTCCGAGATTCTCGCCGGTTAG
- a CDS encoding chemotaxis protein CheD, translating into MEPEIVRDIFLQPGGFYWGENGTRIRTLLGSCVALCFWHPYSKVGGMAHIMLPKRPSHVPEPHPKYADDALESFLKQFQKLGERPGRFVCKIFGGASMFSPEEDKLEEVKKIVEIGEKNVESVLDLVRKANIDLTASNTGGKSHRKIYFSLWDGEVYMENPKN; encoded by the coding sequence ATGGAACCTGAAATAGTTCGGGATATTTTTCTGCAGCCCGGAGGTTTTTACTGGGGAGAGAATGGAACTAGGATCCGCACACTTTTAGGGTCCTGTGTTGCATTATGTTTTTGGCATCCTTATTCAAAGGTGGGAGGAATGGCTCATATCATGCTTCCTAAAAGGCCTTCTCATGTTCCGGAACCTCATCCAAAATATGCGGACGACGCCCTGGAATCTTTCCTAAAACAATTCCAAAAATTGGGAGAAAGACCGGGCAGATTCGTATGTAAAATTTTTGGAGGAGCTTCTATGTTCTCTCCGGAAGAGGATAAACTGGAAGAAGTAAAAAAGATCGTAGAAATAGGCGAAAAAAATGTGGAGTCCGTCCTGGATCTGGTCCGTAAAGCGAATATAGATCTAACCGCTTCCAATACCGGAGGAAAATCCCACCGAAAAATATATTTCTCACTTTGGGACGGAGAAGTATATATGGAAAATCCTAAAAATTAG
- a CDS encoding STAS domain-containing protein encodes MSLEIKVSELGQKNSRPIFHLDLSGEASIYYAADWKSKLQLLLDKSPIRIEIDTSALEKVDSSFVQSLILLKKDSLYRSWDLAILNHPNCLLEFYDLYGLIGFFQDRIRISKKDSSSFKFAYGLEKV; translated from the coding sequence ATGTCTTTGGAAATTAAAGTATCTGAACTCGGCCAAAAGAATTCCAGACCGATCTTTCATTTGGATCTTTCCGGAGAGGCTTCTATTTATTATGCGGCAGATTGGAAGTCCAAGCTGCAGTTACTTTTGGATAAAAGTCCTATCCGGATAGAGATAGATACATCCGCCTTAGAAAAGGTGGATTCCAGTTTTGTTCAATCCTTAATTTTACTCAAAAAAGATTCCTTATATAGATCCTGGGACCTTGCGATCTTAAATCACCCGAATTGTTTACTAGAATTTTATGATCTGTACGGTCTGATCGGATTCTTTCAAGATCGTATCCGGATCTCTAAAAAGGATTCTTCTTCCTTTAAGTTTGCGTACGGATTGGAGAAGGTATAA